The genome window TGGCGCCCCCCACGGTGGCCAGCGGCGCGATGCCCATGACGCCTTTCCCGTTCTGGGCCGCGGCGATGATGCCCGCGACGACGGTGCCGTGCGGAGCACTGTCGGGGGCGGCCAGATCGGGATAGGGATCGTTCGTTTCCGTCAGGAAATTCCACGACATGCCGAAATCGGCGTTGGGCGCCAGGTCTTCGTTGCGCAGGTCAGTGCCGGTATCCAGCACCAGCACGTTCACCCCCTGGCCCTTGACGCCCTGCCGATGGACCGCTTCGACGTTCAGGTCCAGCCCGCCGCCGAACACGGCGGCGAAATCCTTGAAATAGCTGGCGGCGTAGTTCAGCGCCCATTGGAAGGTGTAGAGCGGCTCGGTCTCGCCCGTCTTGCAGGCATAGGGACCGGTTTCCACGCAGGCCACGGGCTGGTCGCCGTTCGAACCGCTGCCGCCGCACGCGGCCAGCAGGGCGGCGACCAGGGGCAGCAGGGCAAAACGCACTGTTCTCATGTTCATGGGTCGTGAGAGGGATAATTGCCAGGCCATGGCGCGAGGGCACATGGATGAGCGTCGCGAACCGACCCCAATATTATGAGTCAAAACATTTCAAATGTGACCATATGATTCTTGATTTCAACGCATCGGCGTGAATGTCCGATGCTCGATGACATCCTGAAATCGGTCCCGCGCCGCTACGGCCTGCCGCCGGATGCGCTCTGGCTGCCCGGAAAACCCGCGGCCCATCCGTCGGCCGCGCTCGCGCTGGCCATCGAGCAGGCCCGCCGGGCCGCCGCGGATGGAGGGCGGCCGGACGCGAAGCTGGCACGGGCCTTCACCGGGGCGCTTGCTTGCCTGATCCGCGAAGCGATGCAACCGGGATCCGGCGACCCGGTCATCCAGGCCATGGTGTTCAGGCACCGCCATGCGCACGTGCGCGAATACGCCTCGCTGGTCGCGCGTGCGGGCCAGGACCGCCGGCAGGTCCGGGCGGCGGTCGATGCCGTGGCGCATCCGGCCCGGCTGCAACGCATGCCCGATGGGGCTGTGCGGGAAGCCCTGGCGCGATGGCGCGCCGCCGCTTCCCACGCGTCCTGGCGCGACGTCCATACGGCCCTGCCGCGCCTGCTGGCCAGGCCGGACATCGCCGGCGACACGCCGCTTCAGACCGGCTTGGCCAAGTTGCTGGACAACCCGGCCCTGGCTCGCCTGCAACGCCTCGACGCCTTGGCCTCGGACGAACTCGTGCGCCACTACCAAGCGCTCCGGGACCGGCATGGACCGCCCCCGGGAAGCGCCGCGGCCGTCGCGCAAGGCGGTATTTCGCAGAAACGCGGCAAGGCCGTCGAGGCGTCGGCCGCCCGTGCGCTCGGGGCGCTGGCCGAACGTCTGTGCAAGGAAGAACATGCCGAAGCGGCCTACCGGGTGGTGACGTCGATGCGGGTGCCGTCCTTGATACCGGCCAGCCACGAACACGCCAAGACCGAGTGGGACGCGGTCCTGCTGCGGCGCGCGCCGGAGGTGGAGGGCGAGCCGGCCTGGGACGTCCGCCTGCTGGTCGAAGCCAAGGCCTCCATCGAGGCGGCGACGACCGACCTTCCGCGGTTGCGGCGCGGTGTGCGCCTGTTGGCGCAGGCCGAGGAACACAGGGTCTATCCGTTCCAGGCCGGCGAAGGCACGGTGCATTTGCGCGGAGCGTCGCTGCGCGCGCTATCCGCCGACGAAGCGGGCCTGGCCCGTTCGGTGCTGTACTGCTGCGATGCGCCCGCCGAACCCACGCCGCGCCTGCTGGGCGCGGCCAGCCGCATGCAGTTGCTGTCGGCACCGGCCAGCCTGGCGTTCGCCGGCGCGCTGGAAGCAGGGCGCGACGCGGACCCGCGGGAGCTCGAACCGGTCTGGAACGAATTGCTGCATGCGCCGGGCTGGGCCGCGGTGCTGGAGCAATATCCGCGGCTGCGCCAGGTGCGCGGGCTGATGGTGCATGTCGACGACCTGATGGCCGCGATTGCCGGCAGGCCGCGCTGATCTTGCCGGCGATCGCGAACCTCAGTTCACGGTGATGCCGCTCTTCTTGACCACGTCCTGCCACTTCTGGATCTCCGCGCGGCGGAAGGTCTCGAGTTCGGCGGGGCTGGAGCCGACCAGTTCGGCCCCGATGCCTTCGAGCTTGGACTTGATGTCCGGATCCTTGAGCACGTCGGCCAGCGCGGCCGACATCTGGTCGACGATGGCCTTGGGAGTGCCGGCGGGCGCGAACACGGCGTTCCACTCGTAGGACGAGAAGCCCGGCACGCCGGATTCGGCGATGGTGGGAATCTGCGGCAGCACGGCCGAGCGCTTGTCGCCGCCGACCGCGATGGGCCGCAGCTTGCCGTTCTGGATGTGGGTCCACGCCGAGCCCAGGCTGGCGAACATGATGGGCACCTGGCCGGACATCACGTCGACCATGGCCGGGCCGCCACCCTTGTAGGCGACGTGGACGAGCGAGGTCCCGGCCATGACGTTGAACAGTTCGCCGGCCAGGTGTTGCGCCGACCCGGGGCCGGCCGAGGCGAAGTAGGCGGGGGTCTTGGACTTGCCGTTCCGGATCAGGTCCTGCACCGAGGCGATCTTGCCTTGCGGCGAGGTCACCAGCACATTGGGCACGCGCAGCAGCAGCGATACGGAGTCGAAGGCCTTGAGCGTGTCGAAGCTCATCTTGCTTTGCAGCGCGGGGTTCTGAGCGTGGTTGGAGGCATCGAGCATGAAGGTGTAGCCGTCGGGGGCCGAGCGGGCCGCGGCGGCGCCGCCGATCATGCCGCCGGCGCCGCCCTTGTTGTCGATGATGACCGACTGGCCGAGCCGGGCCGACAGCTTGGGGCCGATGATGCGGGCCACCGTGTCCACCGTGCCGCCGGGCGGATAGGTGACGATCAGGGTGACGGCTTTCTCGGGCCAGGCCGCGTGCGCGGCCGACAAGGGCAGGGCGAAGGCCAGGGTGGCCAGGACGGGAATGCGGATCATGGTGTCTCCTTAGAATGCAAAGCAGCGGCTCGGGTTGGCCGCGAGGATGCGCAGGCGTAGATCGATGTCGCCGATCCAGTCGGCGAGTGCCTGAAAGGTTTGCGCATAGGTCACGCCGGGGTGCTGGGTGTGGGGCCAGTCGCTGCCCCAGACCAGGCGGTCCGGTCCGGCATGCTCGACCAGCAGTCGCGCGGCCTGGCGCGCCGCCGGTCCGGCTGGCTCGGACCCGTTGCGATAGGCGCCCGAGAGCTTGACCCAGACGCCGTCGTCGCGGGCGGCCTCGAGCAGCCATCGGAAACCGGGGTCGGCCGCTCCCAGCGCGGGGGCGGGCCGGCCGAAGTGGTCCACCACCACGCGGCACTGCGCCGCGCGCAGCGGGCCGACGATAGCGGACAGGCGCGCCGCTTCCACGTGGACTTCGACATGCCAGTCCAGCGCCCGCAGGCACGCCAGCAAGCGGGGCCAGCCGCCTTGATCCAGCCGCGGCAGCGGCTGGCCGATCAGGTTCAGCCGGATGCCGACGATGCCGCCGCGCGCCAGCCGCTCCAGTTCGGCCGGCGCGGCATGCTCGTCCACGACCGCCACGCCCCGCAGGCGGTTCGGCGCCTGGCGGATGGCATCGAGCATGTAGCCGTTGTCCGTGCCCAGGAAGCTGGGCTGGATCAGCACGCCGGCCCCGAGCCCGTGCGCATCCAGGTGTCCGAGATAGTCCTCCAGCGGCGCATCGGCCTGCGGCGCGTAGCGGCGGCCCGGCGCCAGCGCCAGCGTACGGGCGAAGACATGGGCGTGGGCATCGATCAGCGGGGGCGTGGGGTCGGCCACGGGGAATCTCTCCAGAGTCGGGTCCGGCCGGGGGCGAGTGCCGGATTCGGGCCGATTCTAGGAAGGCTTGTTATATTTATCTATCCAGTAAATCATGTTTTTATATAAGGTTTTGTGATGGATATCCGGCGTCTGGAAGAGTTCATCGCGGTCCTGGATACGGGCAGCCTGAGCAAGGCAGCCGAGAAACTGGGCGTGGCCCAGCCGGCCCTGAGCCAGTCCCTGGCGCGGCTCGAACGCGAACTGGGCGTGAAACTGTTCCAGCGGTCGCGGCGCGGCGCCGAGCCCACGCCGGCGGCGCGGCAGATCGCCGAGGAAGTACGGCGCGGGGTCTTTCGCATCGTCAATGCCATCGATGCGGCCCAGGCGATCGCGGCGGGGCGGGCCGGGGTGCTGCGCGTCGGCCTGGTCTCCAGCGCGCTGATCGACATCCTGCCGCGCGCCTTGCGCGCCGTGCGCGACGAGGCTCCCGGCCTGCGCGTCGTGCTGCGCGAGATGAGCAACGCCGAACAGGCGCAGGCCTTGTCGCGCGGCGAGATCGACGTGGCGCTGGTGCACACGCCGGTGGCCCTGTCCGGGGTCATGCACGAGAAAGTGCTGATGCGCGAACGCCTGGTGGCGGCGGTGCCGGAAGACCTGTTGCCCGGCGGCCAGGACCGGGTGTCAATGGCGGACATCGCCCGCGCCGGCCTGGTGATGTTTCCGCACGAGCAATTACCCACCTTCTACGAGTCCGTCATGGACGCGTTTCGCAAGGAGGGCCTAGACGCGGAAATCGTGCAGGAGGCGAACCGGACCCTGACCGTGCTGGCCTGCGTGGCCGGCGGCTGCGGCATCGCGCTCCTGCCCAGCTGGATACGGTCGCTGGATTTCGCCGGCGTGCGTTATTGCGAGGTCGTGGACGGCGCGAGGCTGCCCAGCTTCGACGTCAGCGCCATCTGGCCCAAGCGCGCCGTGGCGGGGCTGGCGGACGATTTCGTGCGGGCGTGCGGGGCGGGACAGTAAGCGCGGGGCGCGTCACCAAGCCGCGCGGTAGTCCCGCGCAGGGGGCCGCCTGTCCGGCATCAATGACCGGTACACTGCGCGTTGCCGAGTCCCACCGACGACACGTATGCCTGATCCCTCGCCCCGCAAGAAGCCACGAATCAAGCGCTCCGCCGGCCATCCCACGGAGAGGACCATGGTGGGGAAGGCCGCGATCATCGACGCGGTGATCGCGCTGATGAAGACCAAGACGCCGCAGGAACTGAGCGTGCTCGAAATCGCCACGGCCGCCGGCGTCGACCCCGCCTTGATCCGGTATTACTTCACCAACAAGCAGGGCCTGATGCGCGCCGCGGCCACGCATATCATGGACCAGCTCCAGGCCAGGAGCCAGGTCATGCTGGGGCAGGATGCGCCGCTGGAAGCGCGGATCCGCAAGCGCCTGGTCCTGCTGATCGAAGCGCTGAAGGACAATCCGCGCTTCCTGCAACTGGTGCTCAACGAGATCTACAGCCACGTCGACACGCCCGAGCGCATCGACACGCTGCAAGGCGTGGCCTTGCGCGGCCTGGCGCTGAGCGAGGCGCTGCTGGTCGGGCGCGACGGCGATCCGCAGCTCGATGCCATCGACCCGCGTTTCCTGCATGTCGCCTTCCTGGGGCTGTGCACCTTCTTCGTCGATGCCCAGCCCATGCTCAAGGTGTTGTTCAACGGCGAGCCCGACGCCGAGGACCTGACCGGACGCTACCTGGATTTCGCCACGCGCCTCATCCTGCACGGCATCGTGAAGTAGGCGTTTTCGCTAGTCTGAAAATTCTTGACACCTTTTTTCGCGGTCGATAATCTGCTCTCTATTCCTAGTTTTAGGAATAGAAAAAACTCAATGCCAGCGCCGTTTCTGGCCGACTCATCGCGAGGAAGGTATGCCCGAGCAATTCAACGTCCACCTGAGCAGATGGAAGGGAAACGAGCCCAGTCCGCACGCGGGCCTGGGCATGGTGGAAGCCCCCGGTGAAGGGGTGAACCTTCGCTGGCAGAGCAGGGAATCGGCCCCCACCGATTACGAGAACGCGCTGGCCGATGCGATCGAAAGCGCCTACCTGGCCGGCGCCAGGACGTCGCAGCAGTTCGCCGATCACCTGAACGCCGCCGGCGTCGCCAACCTGTCGGGACGGGCCTGGAGCGCCGCGAGCCTGGAACAGGAAATGTCCCGCCTCGGCTACTAAGCCGCCCACGTCACCCAAGGAAGCCGCCATGAGCCTGCTGTCCGCCGCAAGAGCCGCCGCCTGTATCGCCGCCGTGTCCCTGATGCTCCCGCAGGCACGGGCGGAAAACCTCCGGGACGTGACCTATCTGCTGCCGGCCCCGCCCAGCCTGCCCGCGTTCGCGCCGTGGATGATCGCGCAGCAGAAGGGCTACTACGCGCAAGAGGGCCTGAAGATCAATTTCGTGGTCGGCAAGGGCGGCGCCGACGTCGCCAAGCAGGTGGGCGCGGGCAATGCGCCGCTGGGCGGCGGCGTGGGGGATACGCCCATCATCGTCCGGCCCAACGGCGTGCCGGTCAAGGCGGTGGCGGTACTGGGCGGCGCCTCGCTGATGCACCTGGCCATCAACCGCGCCGCCGCGCCGGGCGGGATCCCCGACCTGAAGGGCAAGACCATAGGCGCGATGTCCTACGCCGACACGACCTACTACGCGCTGCTGGGCATGCTGCGGGCGAACGGCGTGGCGAAGTCGGCGGTCGACATCCAGGCCAGCGGCCCTTCGGTCTGGCAGCTCTTCGCCGAACAGAAGATCCCCGCGCTGGCCTCGGTGCCGGAGTGGACGGTCAGCGCGCAGGAGGCGGGCGTGAAGGTCGAGCTGATTCCGGCGGACCGCTATTTCAAGAGCATGGCCCAGGCCATCCTGGCCTCGGACGAGACCATCAGGAAGGAGCCCGAGCTGATCCGCAAGTTCGTCAAGGCCACGCTGCGCGGCCTGGCCGACATCTCGCGCGATCCGGTCGCGGCCACGGCCGATTACGTCAAGGCGGTGCCGGGGTACCAGGGGCGGGAGAAGTACGTGGAGTCGGTCCTGCGGCTGTACAACGCCACCGTCTACCAGGGCCAGCCCCGGCTGGGCGCGATCGACCCGGACCGCGTCGCCACGCTCCAGGCGTTCTATCTGAACGAAGGCATCATCTCGCGCGCGGTCCCGCTGAACGATTTGTTCACGAACGACTTCGTGCCGGCGAAACAGTAGGAAGACATCCCCATGAACCCCATCGTCCAGGACGGCCTGGCCCTTGCCGCCGCGACCCGCGTGGAAACCGGCCTGCGCAACCTCTGGTACCCCGTCACGCCCAGCTATGCCGTGCGCGATACCCCGCTGGGCATCACCCGGCTTTCCGAGAACATCGTGCTGTGGCGCGATCGCGCCGGCACGGTGCGCGCGGTCGAGGATCGCTGCCCCCATCGCGGCGCCCGCCTGTCGCTGGGCTGGAACCTGGGCGAGCGCATCGCCTGCTGGTACCACGGCGTGGAGGTCGACGGCGAAGGCAAGGTGGCCGACGTGCCGGCGCTGGAAAGCAGCCAGCTCGTGGGCAGGAAATGCCTGCGGTCCTATCCAGTGGTGGAGTACGGCGGCGCCGTCTTCCTGTGGTTCGGGTCCATGGAGCACGGGCAGCCCAGGCCGTTCGCGCTGCCCGAGGAAATGACGAACGACGAGTACTCCGGCTTCCTGTGCATGCAGAACTGGAAGTGCAACTACCGCTACGCCATCGATAACGTGATGGACCTCATGCATGGGACCTATCTGCATTCGAACTCGCATTCGATGGCCGAGGGCGACAAGAAGGCGGAAATGGTCATCCGCCACACCGACTGCGGTCTGGTCTTCGAGAAGGTCGGCCAGCGCGGCGTGAACTTCGACTGGGTCGAGTTCGGCCACACGTCCTCGCTGTGGATCCGCCTGTCCGTTCCCTATCGTCCGCAGTATGGCGGCGGCGAGTTCTTCATCGTGGGCTTCGTCACGCCCGTCGACGACGGCAATTGCCAGGTGTACTTCTGGCGCATCCGCAAGTCCCAGGGCTTCGAGCGCAACCTATGGCGCTTCCTGTACCGCAACCGCCTGGAAGGCCTGCACTGGGACGTGCTGGAACAGGATCGCGTCGTCATCGAGAGCCTGGCGCGCCACGCGCGCAGCCAGGAGAACCTCTATTCCCATGATCTCGGTCTCGTGCGGGTAAGGCGCGTGATGGAGAAGCTGGCCAGGGAACAGGTCGAGGCCGAACAGGCCGCGGCGGTCCACTGAACGGCAACGACGAGTAGTCCCCTCGGGCGGGCCTGCCCGATATCCTCCTTTCCTCAGGAACGACCATGAAACTCGGACTTTCAGGGGGGCTCGCGCTCGCCCTCGTTTCCCTGCCTTGCCTGGCCCAGTCGCCCGCCGGCAACGTGACGCTGTACGGCGCCATCGATACCGGCGTCGAATACATCACCCATGCCAGCGCGAGCGGCGGATCGGGCGTGCGCATGCCCACGCTGACCGGTGGGCAGCTGCCGTCGCGCTGGGGCCTGCGCGGCAACGAAGACCTCGGCAACGGCTGGCGCGGCATCTTCAACCTGGAAAGCGGCTTCTTCGCCGACTCGGGTTCGTCCGGCCAGGCGGGCCGCCTGTTCGGGCGCACCGCGATCGTCGGCGTCGAGGGGCCGTGGGGCAGCTTCACGCTGGGGCGCCAGTCGACCATGCTGACCTGGTCGCTGATGGATGCCGACGTGATCGGACCGTCGGTGTTCAGCATGGCGAGCTTCGACAGCTACATCCCCAACGCGCGCGCCGACAACTCGCTGGCCTACCGCGGCAGGTTCGGCGGCCTGACCGTGGGCGCGACCTATTCCCTGGGCCGCGATACCTCCGCCGCGGGCAATTGCGGCGGCGAGCGCCCCGGAGACGCGCAGGCGTGCCGCGGATGGTCGGGGCTGCTGAAGTACGACGGCGGCGGCTGGGGCGTGGCGGCCGTCATCGACGAACAGCGCGGCGGTCCCGGCGCCGCCCCGGCGGTGGTGGTGCCGGGCGTGGCCGGCGTCGCGATCGCGTCGTCGGACAGCCGCGACCGGCGCTACATGGCCAACGGCTACGTGCACATCGCCGACCTGAAACTGGGCGCCGGCTGGATGCACCGCCGCATCGAAGGCAGCGCCGCCGATGTCTCGACCAACCTGTATTTCGTGGGCGCGACCTATCCGATAGGAAGCTGGACCCTGAACGCGCAGGCCTCGCGCATGATCGCCAACGCCTACCAGGCCAAGGGCACGATGCTGGTCGGCCGCGCCAGCTACAGCTTCTCGAAGCGGACCGCCGCCTATGCCATGCTGGCGCATATGGGCAATAGCGGTGCGGGAGCGGTGTTCTCGGTGTCCAGCAGCAGCATCGTGCCGTGGTCGCCCAAGGCGGGGCAGGGGCAGATGGGGGTGATGGTGGGGTTGCGGCACTCGTTCTAGCGGTCCAGGCCGGGGGCGCGGGCCCGGCGTGGACCGGAAACTGTCGTGTCGGCATGAGATGATGGGGCTTTGCCATGCCTTGCCCCAAGGAGTCCCATGACCAGCACGCTCGCCATCGTCGTTTCCCTGGCGCTGTTGATGTACCTGGCCTATCGCGGCGTTACCGTGCTGCTGCTGGCGCCGCTGATGGGCGCGCTGGCGGTGGTGCTGTCGGGCGACGCCGCGCTGCTGCTGCCCATTTATACCGGCACCTTCATGACCGCCCTGAGCGGCTACGTGCTGCAGTTCCTGCCCATTTTCCTGCTGGGTTCCCTGTTCGGCCAATTGATGGCCGACTCGGGGGCGGCCAATACGCTGTCGCGCTGGATCGTGGCCAGCGTGGGCGAGAAGCACGCCATCGTCACCGTGGTGCTGGCCTGCGCGCTGCTGACCTATGGCGGCGTGTCGCTGTTCGTCGTGGCCTTCGCGATCTATCCGGTCGCGGTCGACCTGTTCAAGGCGGCGCGGATACCCAAGCGGCTGATTCCCGCCACGATCGCGCTGGGGGCCTTCACGTTCACCATGACGGCCTTGCCCGGCACGCCCGCCATCCAGAACGCGATTCCCATCCCGTACTTCGGCACCAACGTCTTCGCGGCGCCCGGGCTGGGCATCATCGCGGCCGCGATCATGTTCGGCGGCGGCACCTGGTGGCTGCGCCGCCGCGCCGCTTCCGCCCGGGCCGCGGGTGAAGGCTACGGCGACCACGACGACGCGGAGGAGGGCGCGCCCACCGACGGCAGCGGGGAGCAGGATGCCCGGTGGTCGATCATGCCTGTGCCGCTGGCCTTGCTGCCGCTGCTGCTGGTGGTCGGGATCAACGCCCTGTTCACCTACGTGGTGTTCCCGGCGGTGGATTTCTCGTTCCTGGCCCGGCGCTTCCCCGACCTGGCACCGCAAAAGATCGTCGGCCTGTGGGCGTTGATCATCGCGCTGGCCACGGCCTGCACGGTGCTGGTGCTGCTGCGGCTCAAGCACTGGAACAACCTGAAGAACACCATCAACCAGGGCGTGTTCGGTTTCATGCTGCCGCTGTTCAACACGGCTTCCGAAGTGGGCTACGGCGCGATCATCGCGGGCCTGGCGGGGTTCGCCATCATCCGCGACGCGGTGTTGAACGTGGCGCCCGGCAACCCGCTGATTTCCGAGGCGGTGGCGATGAACGTGCTGGCTGGCATCACGGGTTCGTCCTCGGGCGG of Pigmentiphaga sp. H8 contains these proteins:
- a CDS encoding 3-deoxy-D-arabino-heptulosonate 7-phosphate synthase encodes the protein MLDDILKSVPRRYGLPPDALWLPGKPAAHPSAALALAIEQARRAAADGGRPDAKLARAFTGALACLIREAMQPGSGDPVIQAMVFRHRHAHVREYASLVARAGQDRRQVRAAVDAVAHPARLQRMPDGAVREALARWRAAASHASWRDVHTALPRLLARPDIAGDTPLQTGLAKLLDNPALARLQRLDALASDELVRHYQALRDRHGPPPGSAAAVAQGGISQKRGKAVEASAARALGALAERLCKEEHAEAAYRVVTSMRVPSLIPASHEHAKTEWDAVLLRRAPEVEGEPAWDVRLLVEAKASIEAATTDLPRLRRGVRLLAQAEEHRVYPFQAGEGTVHLRGASLRALSADEAGLARSVLYCCDAPAEPTPRLLGAASRMQLLSAPASLAFAGALEAGRDADPRELEPVWNELLHAPGWAAVLEQYPRLRQVRGLMVHVDDLMAAIAGRPR
- a CDS encoding tripartite tricarboxylate transporter substrate binding protein; its protein translation is MIRIPVLATLAFALPLSAAHAAWPEKAVTLIVTYPPGGTVDTVARIIGPKLSARLGQSVIIDNKGGAGGMIGGAAAARSAPDGYTFMLDASNHAQNPALQSKMSFDTLKAFDSVSLLLRVPNVLVTSPQGKIASVQDLIRNGKSKTPAYFASAGPGSAQHLAGELFNVMAGTSLVHVAYKGGGPAMVDVMSGQVPIMFASLGSAWTHIQNGKLRPIAVGGDKRSAVLPQIPTIAESGVPGFSSYEWNAVFAPAGTPKAIVDQMSAALADVLKDPDIKSKLEGIGAELVGSSPAELETFRRAEIQKWQDVVKKSGITVN
- a CDS encoding amidohydrolase, whose translation is MADPTPPLIDAHAHVFARTLALAPGRRYAPQADAPLEDYLGHLDAHGLGAGVLIQPSFLGTDNGYMLDAIRQAPNRLRGVAVVDEHAAPAELERLARGGIVGIRLNLIGQPLPRLDQGGWPRLLACLRALDWHVEVHVEAARLSAIVGPLRAAQCRVVVDHFGRPAPALGAADPGFRWLLEAARDDGVWVKLSGAYRNGSEPAGPAARQAARLLVEHAGPDRLVWGSDWPHTQHPGVTYAQTFQALADWIGDIDLRLRILAANPSRCFAF
- a CDS encoding LysR family transcriptional regulator, which gives rise to MDIRRLEEFIAVLDTGSLSKAAEKLGVAQPALSQSLARLERELGVKLFQRSRRGAEPTPAARQIAEEVRRGVFRIVNAIDAAQAIAAGRAGVLRVGLVSSALIDILPRALRAVRDEAPGLRVVLREMSNAEQAQALSRGEIDVALVHTPVALSGVMHEKVLMRERLVAAVPEDLLPGGQDRVSMADIARAGLVMFPHEQLPTFYESVMDAFRKEGLDAEIVQEANRTLTVLACVAGGCGIALLPSWIRSLDFAGVRYCEVVDGARLPSFDVSAIWPKRAVAGLADDFVRACGAGQ
- a CDS encoding TetR/AcrR family transcriptional regulator, whose protein sequence is MVGKAAIIDAVIALMKTKTPQELSVLEIATAAGVDPALIRYYFTNKQGLMRAAATHIMDQLQARSQVMLGQDAPLEARIRKRLVLLIEALKDNPRFLQLVLNEIYSHVDTPERIDTLQGVALRGLALSEALLVGRDGDPQLDAIDPRFLHVAFLGLCTFFVDAQPMLKVLFNGEPDAEDLTGRYLDFATRLILHGIVK
- a CDS encoding recombinase-like helix-turn-helix domain-containing protein codes for the protein MPEQFNVHLSRWKGNEPSPHAGLGMVEAPGEGVNLRWQSRESAPTDYENALADAIESAYLAGARTSQQFADHLNAAGVANLSGRAWSAASLEQEMSRLGY
- a CDS encoding ABC transporter substrate-binding protein, with translation MSLLSAARAAACIAAVSLMLPQARAENLRDVTYLLPAPPSLPAFAPWMIAQQKGYYAQEGLKINFVVGKGGADVAKQVGAGNAPLGGGVGDTPIIVRPNGVPVKAVAVLGGASLMHLAINRAAAPGGIPDLKGKTIGAMSYADTTYYALLGMLRANGVAKSAVDIQASGPSVWQLFAEQKIPALASVPEWTVSAQEAGVKVELIPADRYFKSMAQAILASDETIRKEPELIRKFVKATLRGLADISRDPVAATADYVKAVPGYQGREKYVESVLRLYNATVYQGQPRLGAIDPDRVATLQAFYLNEGIISRAVPLNDLFTNDFVPAKQ
- a CDS encoding aromatic ring-hydroxylating dioxygenase subunit alpha — protein: MNPIVQDGLALAAATRVETGLRNLWYPVTPSYAVRDTPLGITRLSENIVLWRDRAGTVRAVEDRCPHRGARLSLGWNLGERIACWYHGVEVDGEGKVADVPALESSQLVGRKCLRSYPVVEYGGAVFLWFGSMEHGQPRPFALPEEMTNDEYSGFLCMQNWKCNYRYAIDNVMDLMHGTYLHSNSHSMAEGDKKAEMVIRHTDCGLVFEKVGQRGVNFDWVEFGHTSSLWIRLSVPYRPQYGGGEFFIVGFVTPVDDGNCQVYFWRIRKSQGFERNLWRFLYRNRLEGLHWDVLEQDRVVIESLARHARSQENLYSHDLGLVRVRRVMEKLAREQVEAEQAAAVH
- a CDS encoding porin, which gives rise to MKLGLSGGLALALVSLPCLAQSPAGNVTLYGAIDTGVEYITHASASGGSGVRMPTLTGGQLPSRWGLRGNEDLGNGWRGIFNLESGFFADSGSSGQAGRLFGRTAIVGVEGPWGSFTLGRQSTMLTWSLMDADVIGPSVFSMASFDSYIPNARADNSLAYRGRFGGLTVGATYSLGRDTSAAGNCGGERPGDAQACRGWSGLLKYDGGGWGVAAVIDEQRGGPGAAPAVVVPGVAGVAIASSDSRDRRYMANGYVHIADLKLGAGWMHRRIEGSAADVSTNLYFVGATYPIGSWTLNAQASRMIANAYQAKGTMLVGRASYSFSKRTAAYAMLAHMGNSGAGAVFSVSSSSIVPWSPKAGQGQMGVMVGLRHSF
- a CDS encoding GntP family permease, whose protein sequence is MTSTLAIVVSLALLMYLAYRGVTVLLLAPLMGALAVVLSGDAALLLPIYTGTFMTALSGYVLQFLPIFLLGSLFGQLMADSGAANTLSRWIVASVGEKHAIVTVVLACALLTYGGVSLFVVAFAIYPVAVDLFKAARIPKRLIPATIALGAFTFTMTALPGTPAIQNAIPIPYFGTNVFAAPGLGIIAAAIMFGGGTWWLRRRAASARAAGEGYGDHDDAEEGAPTDGSGEQDARWSIMPVPLALLPLLLVVGINALFTYVVFPAVDFSFLARRFPDLAPQKIVGLWALIIALATACTVLVLLRLKHWNNLKNTINQGVFGFMLPLFNTASEVGYGAIIAGLAGFAIIRDAVLNVAPGNPLISEAVAMNVLAGITGSSSGGLSIALQTLGQDYLRMAHEAGISAELMHRVAVMAAGGMDTLPHCGAIITLLAICKLTHRQSYGDIAAVTILFPLPALALVIALGTMFGGF